The following coding sequences lie in one Lolium perenne isolate Kyuss_39 chromosome 2, Kyuss_2.0, whole genome shotgun sequence genomic window:
- the LOC127330095 gene encoding uncharacterized protein: protein MEVQHIPAQRVSRLYIHASKVWSSDKRASVAKNIVSSHVFVTKSCSNDASRLTFWLSNTVVLREIISESFDISHQMTPTMTTNSINDGAQCFDGKSMPMLWKNNSNGKQTKHVLHIPDDWKETSTVLAALESIESWIFSRIVETVWWQALTLHIRRRFLDPKG, encoded by the exons ATGGAAGTTCAGCACATACCAGCTCAGCGTGTTTCTAGGCTGTACATTCATGCATCCAAGGTTTGGTCCTCAGATAAGAGAGCTTCAGTAGCAAAAAACATTGTTTCTAGTCATGTTTTTGTTACGAAGTCATGCAGTAATGATGCTTCAAG GTTGACATTCTGGCTGTCCAATACAGTTGTCCTCAGGGAGATAATCTCAGAATCTTTTGACATTTCACATCAAATGACTCCAACCATGACGACTAACAGCATAAATGATGGTGCACAGTGCTTTGATGGGAAATCCATGCCAATGCTATGGAAAAATAACTCCAATGGGAAGCAAACCAAACATGTCCTGCATATACCAGATGATTGGAAGGAAACAAGTACAGTTTTAGCTGCACTAGAGAGTATTGAATCCTGGATATTTTCTCGGATTGTCGAGACAGTGTGGTGGCAG